A stretch of Aureispira sp. CCB-E DNA encodes these proteins:
- a CDS encoding transposase, producing the protein MYKTYLQDKIEKGKINGADNFLLKKSSKYLEGLLIKLDEQIDSRLVRAFYNLFISILILRNKSSGLLLSELGGYICGFRKAPAGTKRISNLLRSKKWEHKLIKDYLFEKTKERIASLQKEGKRPLLLWDDSRLEKPESWWSEGLCSVWSSKGKRLTKIKRGFYRPPSSRICVPGYKWTATMLSCLGGVPSVCQMTWWTTRGKHKELATNIIFRMLKRLKKELNTGVLHVLDRGYANIWTVEHMLHFQQDFLIRWKKNHLLIATKKGKKKTHLLARSFKGKKPRLIYDKERKEQRSATIAWGEVFHPELPDIPLYLVILRDKKRQTPPIYFLTSVIITNARTAWEMANSYMHRWEIEQSFRFCKTELAMESPRLWFWENKLKLLAIVALVYDFLLTLLRNWRTWVNLFLRNWGHRTGNRYRNTSIPIYRLRAAISVCIFSLFALLQNSG; encoded by the coding sequence ATGTATAAAACATACTTACAAGATAAAATAGAAAAAGGAAAAATAAATGGTGCCGACAATTTTCTTTTGAAAAAAAGTTCTAAATACTTAGAAGGATTACTGATAAAACTAGATGAGCAAATAGATAGCCGTTTGGTTAGAGCATTTTATAATCTATTCATTTCCATACTAATATTAAGAAACAAGAGTAGCGGTTTACTTTTAAGTGAGTTAGGCGGGTACATTTGTGGATTTCGGAAGGCACCAGCAGGGACAAAGCGAATAAGCAACTTGTTAAGGAGCAAAAAATGGGAACACAAGTTAATAAAAGACTATTTGTTTGAGAAGACAAAAGAGCGTATTGCCAGCTTGCAAAAAGAAGGAAAACGCCCTTTGTTGTTATGGGATGATTCTCGTTTAGAAAAGCCAGAAAGTTGGTGGAGTGAAGGATTGTGTAGTGTCTGGAGTAGTAAAGGCAAGCGATTAACAAAAATTAAACGCGGTTTTTACCGACCACCAAGTAGCAGAATATGTGTCCCTGGCTATAAGTGGACAGCTACGATGTTGTCTTGCCTAGGAGGAGTGCCAAGTGTTTGTCAAATGACTTGGTGGACAACAAGAGGCAAGCATAAAGAACTCGCTACTAATATCATTTTTCGTATGCTAAAACGATTAAAAAAGGAATTAAATACAGGAGTTCTACATGTTTTGGATAGAGGATATGCAAATATCTGGACAGTAGAGCATATGTTACATTTCCAACAAGATTTTCTGATCCGTTGGAAGAAAAATCATCTACTTATCGCTACGAAAAAAGGAAAGAAGAAAACACATTTATTAGCCCGTTCATTTAAAGGAAAAAAACCTAGATTAATTTATGACAAGGAACGAAAAGAGCAACGTTCTGCAACTATAGCATGGGGAGAAGTCTTTCATCCAGAGTTACCCGATATTCCCTTATATTTAGTTATTCTTAGAGACAAAAAAAGACAGACTCCTCCTATTTATTTTCTGACTTCTGTAATCATTACAAATGCCAGAACTGCTTGGGAAATGGCGAATAGCTATATGCATCGCTGGGAAATTGAGCAATCTTTTCGTTTCTGTAAAACAGAGTTAGCAATGGAATCTCCTAGATTGTGGTTTTGGGAAAACAAGCTTAAGTTATTAGCTATCGTTGCTTTGGTTTATGATTTTCTTTTAACTCTACTTCGAAATTGGAGAACTTGGGTCAACCTTTTCCTCCGAAACTGGGGACATCGAACAGGAAATCGGTATAGAAATACTTCCATACCGATTTACCGTCTTAGAGCTGCCATCTCCGTTTGTATTTTTTCTCTCTTTGCTCTATTACAAAATTCGGGATGA
- a CDS encoding ion transporter — translation MMLPRFQNIKSPLNWLSVMTDLLMLGLTVFDLAWLMFDALYNTNMVKKIVDPILPFYESIHEDFYFYDGIIVSIFIVEFSIRWLIAIQQKVYAKWFFYPFIHWYDVLGCFPTSSFRILRLFRIIGLTYRLHRWQVIDLNNYALFTTLTYYYNIAIEEISDRVVIKVLSQTKSEINRGQPLNEAILSEVLQPRQKEIAELIGQTLQEGIRTKYPQYQKLLEKYVVKTVENTVINNPEVQQIKRIPIVGAQIQETLNTATSQIVFGVVDQLITDLSAVDNQPMIALVTESILEVFLQPQANKSTELTNELILEVIDLIVKRVKVKQWKAL, via the coding sequence ATGATGTTGCCACGCTTTCAAAATATCAAAAGTCCTTTAAATTGGCTGTCAGTTATGACCGACTTGCTGATGTTGGGTCTAACTGTATTTGATTTAGCGTGGTTGATGTTTGACGCTTTGTATAATACCAATATGGTCAAAAAAATAGTAGACCCTATTCTACCTTTTTATGAATCTATTCATGAAGATTTTTACTTTTATGATGGTATCATTGTCAGCATTTTTATTGTCGAATTTTCTATTCGTTGGCTAATAGCCATACAACAAAAAGTCTATGCTAAGTGGTTCTTTTATCCATTCATTCATTGGTATGATGTCTTAGGTTGTTTCCCGACCAGTTCCTTCCGTATTTTGCGTTTATTTAGAATTATTGGCTTGACATATCGTCTACATCGTTGGCAAGTCATCGACTTGAATAATTATGCGCTGTTTACAACATTGACCTATTATTATAATATTGCTATTGAAGAAATATCAGATCGAGTCGTTATTAAGGTACTTAGTCAAACGAAAAGCGAAATCAATCGAGGACAACCGCTCAATGAAGCTATTTTGAGCGAAGTACTGCAACCCCGCCAAAAAGAAATTGCGGAACTCATTGGGCAAACACTACAAGAAGGAATTCGTACAAAGTATCCTCAATATCAAAAACTATTAGAAAAATATGTGGTCAAGACGGTTGAAAATACGGTTATCAACAATCCCGAAGTACAACAAATCAAACGAATACCCATCGTTGGTGCTCAAATACAAGAAACGTTAAATACAGCAACCAGCCAAATTGTTTTTGGTGTTGTTGATCAATTAATTACGGACCTAAGTGCTGTTGATAACCAGCCTATGATTGCTTTGGTAACAGAAAGTATCTTAGAAGTTTTTTTACAACCGCAAGCTAATAAAAGTACCGAATTGACCAACGAGCTTATTTTGGAAGTGATTGATTTAATTGTCAAACGAGTAAAAGTAAAACAGTGGAAAGCCTTGTAA
- a CDS encoding dihydrofolate reductase, with protein MRVSTIVGMGNNREIGRGNDIPWYLPADLKYFKKVTTGHPIIMGRKCFESIGKPLPNRTNIIVSRNPEFYIEGCILVHSIGAALAVAQEREAEEAFIIGGGEIYRRGLPLSTKLYLTEIDIEVEDADVFFPEINDQHWKEISSISHPKDAKNPYDYTFRVLERKE; from the coding sequence ATGAGAGTATCAACTATTGTAGGAATGGGCAACAATCGAGAAATCGGTCGAGGAAATGATATTCCTTGGTACCTTCCTGCCGACCTTAAATACTTTAAAAAAGTAACGACAGGGCATCCTATTATTATGGGACGAAAGTGCTTTGAATCAATCGGGAAGCCACTCCCCAATAGAACCAATATTATTGTCAGTCGCAATCCTGAATTTTATATTGAGGGTTGTATTCTAGTGCATTCCATTGGTGCTGCTTTGGCGGTAGCACAAGAACGGGAAGCAGAGGAAGCTTTTATCATTGGTGGAGGAGAAATTTACCGTAGAGGTCTGCCTTTATCAACAAAACTTTATTTAACGGAAATTGACATTGAAGTAGAAGATGCCGATGTTTTTTTCCCTGAAATCAATGACCAACATTGGAAAGAAATCAGTAGCATAAGCCATCCTAAAGATGCTAAAAATCCCTATGATTACACCTTCCGTGTATTAGAACGCAAAGAATAA
- a CDS encoding alanine/glycine:cation symporter family protein, whose protein sequence is MKSKISFIKQRFILSLLAILTPILAFCQEPATKGIDQQIDEAFTPFSNLVQSIIFFSIPLGNNVGIPIVLIVLILGALFFTIYFGFPNIKHLPLAIRTVRGDYYNPDATTEVIVPNDNVRQDIIDDMPDTIRDESADGEVTPFQALTAALSATVGLGNIASVAVALSVGGPGATFWMILAGILGMSSKFAECTLGVKYREIDQDGTVHGGPMYYLKKGLEEKGLGALGKVFAVFFAIMCIGGSFGGGNMFQANQAAIQFLNVIYGDASAIPMSAKTIFGLIVAFLVGIVIIGGIKRIGQVTEKVVPFMAVLYVGAALIVLFMNIGLIPTAFGLILEGAFAPTAIAGGIIGVLIQGFQRAAFSNEAGVGSAAIAHSAVRTSHPASEGMVALLEPFIDTVIICTMTALVLIITNIEGQFMVYGQKADGVSATSAAFSSSLPGAEYILTVAVVLFAFSTMLSWSYYGLQAWKFLFGKSKRADIIYKLLFCTFVVIGAAASLDSVIGFSDAMIFAMVFPNVIGLLILAPVVKEEVAKYVAYTKTYQKPD, encoded by the coding sequence ATGAAATCAAAGATTAGCTTCATAAAACAACGATTCATTCTATCCCTTCTTGCTATCCTAACTCCTATCCTCGCATTTTGCCAAGAACCCGCCACTAAAGGTATTGATCAACAAATCGATGAGGCATTTACGCCTTTCTCTAACCTTGTACAGAGTATCATTTTCTTCTCTATTCCTCTAGGCAATAACGTAGGAATTCCAATCGTTTTAATCGTTCTAATCCTTGGTGCTTTGTTTTTTACAATCTACTTTGGTTTTCCTAATATCAAACATTTGCCTCTAGCCATTCGAACAGTTCGTGGCGATTATTATAACCCTGATGCTACTACAGAAGTAATTGTCCCTAATGATAATGTTCGACAAGATATTATTGATGATATGCCCGATACCATTCGAGATGAAAGTGCAGATGGTGAAGTAACGCCTTTTCAAGCTTTAACAGCAGCACTTTCGGCAACCGTAGGACTAGGTAATATTGCTAGTGTAGCTGTTGCATTGAGTGTTGGCGGACCTGGAGCTACCTTTTGGATGATCTTGGCAGGTATCTTAGGGATGTCTTCTAAATTTGCAGAATGTACATTAGGGGTCAAATACAGAGAAATTGATCAAGACGGAACGGTACATGGGGGACCAATGTATTACTTGAAGAAAGGTTTAGAAGAAAAAGGGCTAGGTGCTTTGGGTAAAGTATTTGCTGTTTTCTTTGCCATTATGTGTATTGGTGGTTCTTTTGGTGGTGGAAATATGTTCCAAGCCAATCAAGCTGCTATTCAGTTTTTAAATGTTATTTATGGAGATGCTTCGGCTATTCCTATGAGTGCTAAAACAATTTTTGGATTGATTGTCGCCTTTTTGGTGGGTATTGTAATTATTGGAGGAATCAAAAGAATAGGTCAAGTAACCGAAAAGGTCGTTCCTTTTATGGCTGTATTGTATGTTGGCGCAGCTCTTATTGTGCTATTTATGAATATTGGCTTAATTCCTACTGCTTTTGGATTGATCTTAGAAGGTGCTTTTGCTCCCACTGCTATTGCCGGAGGTATTATTGGAGTTTTGATTCAAGGCTTTCAACGTGCAGCATTCTCTAACGAAGCAGGAGTTGGTTCTGCCGCTATTGCTCACTCTGCTGTTCGTACATCTCATCCAGCATCAGAAGGCATGGTTGCTCTATTAGAGCCGTTTATTGATACTGTTATTATTTGTACAATGACTGCTTTAGTATTAATTATTACCAATATTGAAGGACAGTTTATGGTTTATGGTCAAAAAGCGGATGGCGTTAGTGCCACTTCTGCTGCGTTCTCATCTTCATTGCCTGGTGCCGAGTACATACTAACCGTTGCGGTTGTATTATTTGCATTTTCAACGATGCTATCTTGGTCTTATTACGGACTACAAGCATGGAAGTTTTTATTTGGGAAAAGCAAAAGAGCTGATATTATTTATAAATTACTATTCTGTACTTTTGTTGTTATTGGTGCCGCTGCTAGTTTAGACTCTGTTATTGGTTTTTCAGATGCCATGATTTTTGCTATGGTATTCCCTAATGTTATTGGACTATTAATTTTGGCTCCTGTTGTAAAAGAAGAAGTTGCTAAATATGTTGCATACACCAAAACCTACCAAAAACCAGATTAA
- a CDS encoding cellulase family glycosylhydrolase: protein MKQLSIILMAAFFSSFFPKSEANIPLANPTPPKGFVSVDGTEFKIDGKPYRFIGTNFWYGMHLGVPSKRERLIKELDKLQEIGCNNLRIMVGSEGPGEEKYRVQPPLMIKPFEYNEDILEGLDFLLAEMEKRNIYGVLVLGNFWHWSGGFAQYLSWLDNSPIPYPSLDGGVSWGIYMDYTFRFYSNTRAKNWFKAHVKKIVERTNTVTGKPYKDDPTIMAWQLANEPKCGVKISAYRNWIRQTTKFIRKMDPNHLISTGSEGIMSESLFGNRRKNFIKNHSMGIDYLTAHIWIQNWGWYDPHKVPTLETAQKKAIAYLDKHIEIAKEMNMPVVLEEFGIARDAESYDASSTVQQRDSYFKFMFEYLEKNINEGSPYQGINFWAWGGEGRPRVPRSVYEAGDDLIGDPPHEYQGWYSVYNTDTTTHELIKSFNDKFQL from the coding sequence ATGAAACAATTATCAATTATTCTAATGGCTGCTTTTTTTTCATCGTTCTTTCCAAAATCGGAAGCGAATATCCCTCTTGCCAATCCCACCCCTCCTAAAGGATTTGTATCTGTAGATGGAACAGAATTCAAAATAGATGGTAAGCCTTATCGTTTTATTGGAACTAATTTTTGGTACGGGATGCACTTAGGTGTTCCTTCCAAAAGAGAACGCTTGATCAAAGAATTGGATAAATTGCAAGAAATTGGTTGCAATAATCTGCGTATTATGGTTGGTTCGGAAGGTCCTGGAGAAGAAAAATATCGTGTTCAACCTCCTTTAATGATCAAACCTTTTGAATACAACGAAGATATTCTTGAAGGCTTGGATTTTCTGTTAGCAGAAATGGAAAAACGTAATATTTATGGTGTTCTTGTCTTGGGCAATTTCTGGCATTGGTCGGGTGGATTTGCACAGTATTTATCATGGTTAGACAATTCCCCCATTCCATATCCTTCTTTAGACGGAGGCGTTTCTTGGGGTATTTATATGGATTATACTTTCCGTTTTTATTCCAATACACGTGCTAAAAATTGGTTTAAGGCTCACGTCAAAAAAATCGTAGAACGTACCAACACCGTGACGGGCAAACCTTATAAGGATGACCCAACAATAATGGCTTGGCAATTGGCCAATGAACCTAAATGTGGTGTCAAAATTAGTGCTTATAGAAACTGGATTCGTCAAACGACAAAGTTCATTCGCAAAATGGATCCCAATCATTTGATTTCGACAGGAAGCGAAGGCATCATGTCAGAATCTTTATTTGGAAACCGTCGCAAAAACTTCATCAAAAACCATTCTATGGGAATTGATTATTTAACAGCGCATATTTGGATACAAAACTGGGGGTGGTATGATCCTCACAAGGTTCCTACTTTAGAAACTGCTCAAAAGAAAGCCATTGCTTATTTAGATAAGCATATAGAAATTGCCAAAGAAATGAATATGCCTGTGGTTTTGGAAGAATTTGGAATTGCTAGAGATGCAGAGAGTTATGATGCTAGTTCTACGGTTCAACAACGAGATTCTTATTTTAAGTTTATGTTTGAGTATTTAGAAAAAAACATCAATGAAGGTAGTCCTTATCAAGGAATTAATTTCTGGGCTTGGGGAGGAGAAGGTCGCCCTCGTGTACCTAGGTCTGTTTATGAAGCTGGAGACGATTTAATTGGGGACCCACCTCATGAATATCAAGGTTGGTATTCTGTTTACAATACGGATACAACGACCCACGAACTAATCAAGAGTTTTAACGATAAGTTTCAACTATAA
- a CDS encoding T9SS type A sorting domain-containing protein, with translation MKKHLLFSLSSFLFLLLALNTNAQQVSQAPTLEANRTDNKPTYEQFNDQCILDKIEYQKDRTIFHFRYKAGPYSSIWLYSPEGAHPWFLKDKINNKEYDLIGVYNVRRNNRLKYKEVQEGSVHITADTKKEKTYFECEVHFERLPESVSEVDLIEGRGMETAWNHFNCFDIQINPLKEQKEAPVVAPLLVTELSLPVEAISDAIEKIEPAIVALQNETTEKPAKKATKTLVEVVESSDWSVFPTPATDILNIQQTEAQEAQLTLFNINGQVIWTGRMQGTSKTIDVSELSTGAYFLQHTVAGTTTAQKVLIK, from the coding sequence ATGAAAAAGCATTTACTTTTTTCTCTGAGCAGTTTTTTATTTTTACTACTTGCCCTCAACACGAATGCTCAACAAGTTTCACAAGCTCCAACTCTAGAAGCTAACCGAACAGACAACAAGCCTACTTACGAACAGTTCAACGACCAATGCATACTTGACAAAATAGAATATCAAAAAGATCGTACCATTTTTCACTTCCGCTACAAAGCAGGTCCTTACTCTTCCATTTGGCTATATTCTCCAGAGGGCGCTCACCCTTGGTTTTTAAAAGACAAAATCAATAACAAAGAATATGACCTTATCGGTGTCTATAACGTTCGCCGAAACAATCGATTAAAATATAAAGAAGTACAAGAAGGCTCTGTACATATCACTGCAGATACAAAAAAAGAAAAAACGTACTTTGAATGTGAAGTGCATTTTGAGCGTTTGCCTGAAAGTGTTTCTGAGGTCGATTTAATTGAAGGTAGAGGTATGGAAACCGCTTGGAATCATTTCAATTGTTTTGACATTCAAATCAATCCTTTAAAAGAACAAAAAGAAGCACCTGTTGTTGCACCTCTATTGGTTACAGAACTTTCTTTACCCGTTGAAGCTATTTCTGATGCTATCGAAAAAATAGAACCAGCAATTGTTGCGCTCCAAAACGAAACAACAGAAAAACCAGCAAAAAAGGCGACCAAAACATTAGTAGAAGTTGTTGAAAGTTCTGATTGGTCTGTTTTTCCTACCCCTGCAACCGATATCTTAAACATTCAACAAACAGAAGCGCAAGAAGCACAGTTGACTCTATTTAATATAAATGGGCAAGTAATTTGGACTGGACGTATGCAAGGTACTTCCAAAACCATTGATGTTAGCGAATTGAGTACAGGTGCTTATTTTTTACAGCACACTGTTGCTGGCACAACCACAGCTCAAAAAGTATTGATCAAATAA
- the hemW gene encoding radical SAM family heme chaperone HemW produces the protein MAGIYIHIPFCKQACHYCNFHFSTSLKQKDILLEAIHKELKVRKEELAGQTVETVYWGGGTPSLLSAAEISEMWDVITKNYTLKDDLELTLEANPDDLTPAYLNALIKTPINRFSIGIQSFFDEDLAFMNRAHNASHAYTCIQAAQDAGFDNLTIDLIYGTPTTSHERWKANLNKAFELSIPHISCYALTVEPKTALAHFVKTGKAANIDDDHTAEQFEILLSEMERNGYEQYEISNFCLPNKYAKHNSNYWTGKHYLGIGPAAHSFNGRTRRWNIANNAQYINALKNDTTYWETEVLTAENQFNEYIMTALRTKWGVSARHLEGWGGNTRTWFEKEAMIFVRQGLMTKRGEVYTLTAKGKIVSDSIIADLFLD, from the coding sequence TTGGCAGGTATTTATATTCATATTCCATTTTGCAAGCAAGCATGTCACTATTGCAATTTTCACTTCTCGACTTCTTTAAAGCAAAAAGATATCTTGTTAGAAGCTATCCATAAAGAATTAAAAGTGCGAAAAGAAGAATTGGCAGGTCAAACGGTCGAAACAGTTTACTGGGGAGGGGGGACCCCTTCTCTGTTATCGGCCGCCGAAATTTCTGAAATGTGGGATGTTATTACCAAAAACTACACCCTAAAGGATGATTTAGAGCTTACTTTGGAAGCCAATCCAGATGACTTGACACCTGCTTATCTGAATGCATTAATCAAAACCCCGATTAATCGTTTTAGCATTGGCATACAATCTTTTTTTGACGAAGATTTGGCGTTTATGAATCGGGCGCACAATGCAAGCCATGCCTATACTTGTATTCAGGCAGCTCAAGATGCAGGTTTTGATAACTTGACAATCGATCTAATTTATGGCACTCCAACGACTAGTCATGAGCGATGGAAAGCAAATTTAAACAAGGCTTTTGAGCTATCAATCCCTCATATTTCTTGTTATGCATTGACGGTAGAACCTAAAACTGCCTTAGCACATTTTGTAAAAACAGGAAAGGCTGCCAATATAGATGACGATCATACGGCAGAACAATTTGAAATTTTACTAAGTGAAATGGAAAGGAATGGATATGAACAATACGAAATTTCTAACTTCTGCTTGCCCAATAAATATGCAAAACATAATTCAAATTATTGGACAGGAAAACATTACTTAGGCATTGGTCCTGCCGCTCATTCATTTAATGGCAGGACTCGACGTTGGAATATTGCTAATAATGCACAATATATTAATGCATTAAAAAATGATACCACTTACTGGGAAACCGAAGTGTTGACAGCAGAAAATCAGTTCAATGAGTATATTATGACAGCTCTAAGAACAAAATGGGGGGTGTCTGCTCGTCATTTGGAGGGATGGGGAGGCAATACAAGAACTTGGTTTGAGAAAGAAGCAATGATTTTTGTGCGCCAAGGATTAATGACAAAACGAGGTGAGGTTTATACCTTAACTGCCAAAGGAAAGATTGTCTCAGATTCGATTATTGCTGACTTGTTTTTGGATTAA
- a CDS encoding WG repeat-containing protein, translating into MTVLKSNQKIGRLGLLLFCCILLGCKNKKEKVSMPIYTGFESIKQVQDIFIFKKDDKYGLANASSKVVVLEPVYSAMEVLITEEKHPTQGLELPITLVKCQKEGKWAVGTLGGDLLFDYDAILLEKKNTIPCQKGGKWGTLSFWGATMLPCIYDSLDVLENGVGVQSNGKWGVVNFQNEQVLPTKYDKVWTLDTATYMVLHGGRYQLMKKDSVFSEFKGRDLLILNENLFVFETEGGVTKLMNREGDTILTNKGDLDFKQLADNNTLIKINNKWGGLSANGTKWILPIYDSIQTINNTYFGLKDGEWGFIINDSFVVDHYGFMENEMKAAKIPDSLFVVPNGLLSVNANSDNRWGGYRSKVGLLDLVSYDWAFPPLLEAVQAFQEEKVYALVYNYTAKIDNQEGILRPALSSAPYYYHFIPKEYHVSNPILASTSCLGLQENAKFFLLDKHGKKLSEPIYNGVGFSINDKGYMALLKGDKWGCMDAKGNEILGFEYEKIQILPNGIIECITANNQVKYWYEGKELPSLVGDYFATIGIEKTRTAQRHVSKF; encoded by the coding sequence ATGACTGTTTTAAAAAGTAATCAAAAAATAGGGCGTTTGGGGCTTTTACTTTTTTGTTGTATTCTATTGGGGTGCAAAAATAAAAAAGAGAAGGTCTCAATGCCAATCTATACAGGTTTTGAATCAATCAAGCAGGTACAAGATATTTTCATTTTTAAAAAAGATGATAAGTATGGTTTGGCAAACGCTTCTTCTAAAGTGGTCGTTCTTGAACCAGTGTATAGTGCCATGGAGGTTTTGATTACAGAAGAAAAACACCCGACTCAAGGTTTGGAGTTGCCAATTACCTTAGTTAAGTGCCAAAAAGAGGGGAAGTGGGCAGTAGGCACTTTGGGAGGGGATTTATTGTTTGACTATGATGCTATTTTGTTAGAAAAGAAAAATACAATCCCTTGTCAAAAAGGGGGCAAATGGGGAACATTGTCTTTTTGGGGGGCGACAATGCTTCCTTGTATTTATGACAGTTTAGATGTTTTGGAAAATGGAGTGGGGGTGCAATCCAATGGCAAATGGGGCGTTGTCAACTTTCAAAATGAACAAGTACTGCCAACAAAGTATGATAAGGTTTGGACATTAGATACAGCTACTTACATGGTACTTCATGGAGGTCGTTATCAGTTGATGAAAAAAGACAGTGTTTTTTCTGAATTCAAAGGGAGAGATTTATTGATTTTGAACGAAAATTTATTTGTTTTTGAGACAGAAGGAGGAGTAACTAAATTAATGAATCGTGAGGGAGATACTATTTTGACCAATAAAGGAGATTTGGACTTTAAACAACTGGCAGATAATAATACCTTAATAAAGATCAATAACAAGTGGGGAGGGCTATCTGCTAATGGAACAAAATGGATTCTGCCAATCTATGATTCTATTCAAACTATAAATAATACTTACTTTGGATTGAAAGATGGGGAATGGGGATTTATTATCAACGATTCTTTTGTTGTTGATCATTATGGTTTTATGGAAAATGAAATGAAAGCCGCTAAGATTCCTGATAGTCTATTCGTGGTGCCAAATGGTTTACTGTCCGTTAATGCCAATAGTGATAATAGATGGGGAGGATATCGTTCAAAGGTTGGTTTACTAGATTTAGTTTCGTATGATTGGGCGTTCCCTCCCTTATTGGAAGCAGTTCAAGCATTCCAAGAAGAAAAAGTCTATGCATTGGTTTATAACTATACCGCTAAGATTGACAACCAAGAGGGAATTTTACGACCTGCTTTAAGTTCTGCTCCTTATTATTATCATTTTATCCCTAAAGAGTATCACGTTTCTAACCCCATACTGGCATCAACGAGCTGTTTGGGACTTCAAGAGAATGCTAAGTTCTTTTTGCTTGATAAGCATGGGAAAAAACTATCCGAACCGATATACAATGGGGTTGGGTTTAGTATAAACGATAAAGGGTACATGGCTTTGCTGAAGGGCGATAAGTGGGGATGTATGGACGCTAAAGGAAATGAGATTTTAGGTTTTGAATATGAAAAGATACAGATCCTACCAAATGGTATAATCGAATGTATAACAGCAAATAATCAGGTGAAATATTGGTACGAAGGCAAAGAGTTGCCTTCTTTGGTTGGAGATTATTTTGCAACAATAGGAATAGAAAAAACTAGAACAGCGCAAAGACATGTATCAAAATTCTAA